A region of Paraburkholderia sp. BL23I1N1 DNA encodes the following proteins:
- a CDS encoding nitrogen fixation protein NifZ codes for MSIEPVQPAYQWGMRVIALDDLCNDGSFPERGQDDCLAEAGTVGEIVNVGQVVESGEPVYLVDFGNCVVGCKGNEIAPAPAGLLPEEGAMS; via the coding sequence ATGAGTATCGAACCGGTTCAGCCTGCTTATCAGTGGGGCATGCGCGTGATCGCGCTGGATGACCTGTGCAACGACGGCAGCTTTCCGGAGCGCGGCCAGGACGATTGTCTGGCCGAGGCGGGTACGGTCGGCGAAATCGTCAACGTCGGCCAGGTGGTTGAGAGCGGCGAGCCAGTCTATCTGGTGGATTTCGGCAACTGTGTCGTCGGATGCAAGGGGAATGAAATTGCGCCCGCGCCCGCCGGCCTGCTACCTGAAGAAGGAGCCATGTCATGA
- the cyoA gene encoding ubiquinol oxidase subunit II, with protein MIDRKALRKRSIAIVTTLSACLSGCDLTVLDPKGSVGAAEKSLIATATWAMLIVVIPVILLTLFFAWRYRASNRHAVYAPKWAHSTAIEIAVWTIPTLIILYLGILTWRTTHELDPYRPLQSSVKPIDVEVVALDWKWLFIYPDLGIASVNQLAVPVDTPVNFRITSDSVMNSFFIPQLGTQVYAMVGMQTRLHLIADAPGNFEGMSANFSGKGFADMKFRTLATSPTDFDAWVRKVKASPDRLSMDEYAEVAKPSEKQSVRYFSSIDQHLFRNIVARYNNGNVTAFRDAACRTQTTE; from the coding sequence ATGATAGACAGAAAAGCCTTAAGGAAACGGTCGATAGCCATCGTCACAACATTGAGCGCCTGTCTATCGGGATGTGATCTGACTGTGCTTGATCCAAAAGGGAGCGTGGGCGCGGCCGAGAAGTCGCTGATCGCCACCGCCACGTGGGCGATGCTGATCGTCGTGATCCCGGTGATCCTGCTGACGTTGTTCTTCGCGTGGCGCTACCGTGCGTCGAACCGTCACGCGGTCTATGCACCCAAATGGGCGCACTCGACGGCGATCGAGATCGCCGTCTGGACGATCCCCACCCTGATCATCCTGTACCTCGGTATCCTGACGTGGCGCACCACGCATGAGCTCGACCCGTACCGGCCGCTGCAGTCGAGCGTGAAGCCGATCGATGTCGAGGTGGTCGCGCTCGACTGGAAGTGGCTCTTCATCTACCCGGACCTCGGCATTGCGTCGGTGAACCAGCTCGCCGTGCCAGTCGATACGCCGGTGAATTTCCGGATCACGTCGGACTCGGTGATGAACTCATTCTTCATCCCGCAACTCGGCACCCAGGTGTATGCAATGGTCGGCATGCAGACCCGTCTGCACCTGATCGCGGATGCACCGGGAAATTTCGAAGGCATGTCCGCCAACTTCAGCGGCAAGGGATTCGCCGACATGAAATTCCGCACGCTTGCGACGAGCCCCACCGACTTCGACGCATGGGTGCGGAAGGTCAAGGCTTCGCCGGACCGCCTGAGCATGGACGAATACGCCGAAGTCGCGAAGCCGAGCGAGAAGCAGTCGGTACGCTACTTCTCATCGATCGACCAGCACCTGTTCCGCAACATCGTTGCCCGATACAACAACGGCAACGTCACGGCCTTCCGCGACGCCGCATGTCGCACACAGACCACGGAGTAA
- the nifB gene encoding nitrogenase cofactor biosynthesis protein NifB translates to MQASSNASDLPAAAYIGIGQIKPLGVKIEDPSTGGGCGAHGGEGKASCGASGSLDDLPPDIWEKVKNHPCYSEEAHHHFARMHVAVAPACNVQCNYCNRKYDCSNESRPGVVSQKLTPQQAVKKVVAIASEIPQMTVLGIAGPGDSLASPKKTFETVRMLQEQAPDIKLCLSTNGLALPDLVDEICKYNIDHVTITINMVDPAVGEQIYPWIFWEHKRVTGYEAARILYDRQMKGLEMLTARGVLTKINSVLIPGINDEHLIEVNREVKKRGAFLHNIMPLISEPEHGTHFGLSGQRGPTAQELKAVQDACMGGANLMRHCRQCRADAVGLLGEDRSEEFTLDKIEQMEVVYDLDRRREYQQRVEAERQAQHDAKQEALAVSREIDVADDMKVLVAVATKGGGRVNEHFGHVAEFQIFEVSAAEALFGGHRRVDLYCRGGYGDDEQLPSVVRALHDCHAVLVAKIGACPKDELAQAGIEPVDQYVGEFIEKALLAWFNDYRSRIASGAIVHRDRGDASIRQGAYTSSASAA, encoded by the coding sequence ATGCAAGCGAGTTCAAATGCGAGCGACTTGCCCGCAGCGGCTTATATCGGCATCGGGCAGATTAAACCTCTCGGCGTGAAGATCGAAGACCCGTCCACCGGTGGCGGCTGCGGCGCGCACGGTGGCGAGGGTAAGGCCAGTTGCGGCGCGTCGGGCAGTCTCGACGACTTGCCGCCGGACATCTGGGAGAAGGTCAAGAATCACCCGTGCTACTCGGAAGAAGCCCATCATCACTTTGCGCGCATGCATGTGGCGGTGGCGCCGGCTTGCAACGTCCAGTGCAACTACTGCAACCGCAAATACGACTGCTCGAACGAGTCGCGTCCCGGCGTGGTCTCTCAGAAGCTAACGCCGCAACAGGCAGTGAAGAAGGTCGTGGCCATCGCAAGCGAGATTCCGCAGATGACGGTACTTGGCATTGCCGGTCCTGGTGATTCGCTGGCGAGCCCGAAGAAGACCTTCGAGACGGTCCGGATGCTGCAGGAACAGGCGCCGGACATCAAGCTGTGCCTGTCGACCAATGGCTTGGCATTGCCCGACCTTGTGGACGAAATCTGCAAGTACAACATCGACCACGTGACAATTACCATCAACATGGTCGACCCGGCGGTGGGCGAGCAAATCTATCCGTGGATTTTCTGGGAGCACAAGCGCGTGACCGGTTACGAAGCAGCCCGCATCCTTTATGACCGGCAGATGAAGGGTCTCGAGATGCTCACCGCACGCGGCGTGCTGACCAAGATCAACTCGGTGCTGATTCCCGGCATCAACGACGAGCACCTGATCGAGGTCAACCGCGAGGTGAAGAAACGCGGCGCGTTCCTGCATAACATCATGCCGCTGATCTCGGAGCCCGAACACGGCACTCACTTTGGCCTGAGCGGCCAGCGCGGGCCGACTGCGCAGGAACTCAAGGCCGTGCAGGACGCCTGCATGGGCGGCGCCAACCTGATGCGTCATTGCCGCCAGTGCCGCGCGGATGCGGTTGGCCTGCTCGGCGAGGACCGCAGCGAGGAATTCACGCTCGACAAGATCGAGCAGATGGAAGTGGTCTACGACCTCGACCGCCGCCGTGAATACCAGCAGCGCGTCGAAGCCGAGCGTCAGGCGCAGCACGACGCGAAGCAAGAAGCGCTGGCTGTCTCTCGCGAGATCGACGTCGCCGACGACATGAAGGTGCTGGTCGCGGTCGCAACGAAGGGCGGCGGCCGGGTCAACGAGCACTTCGGCCACGTCGCGGAGTTTCAGATCTTCGAGGTCTCGGCAGCCGAAGCGCTGTTCGGCGGCCATCGCCGGGTGGACCTGTATTGCCGGGGCGGTTATGGCGACGACGAGCAACTACCGTCGGTCGTGCGCGCGCTCCACGACTGCCACGCGGTGCTGGTCGCGAAGATCGGCGCCTGCCCGAAAGACGAACTGGCGCAAGCGGGCATCGAGCCGGTCGATCAGTACGTCGGCGAATTCATCGAAAAAGCGCTGCTTGCTTGGTTCAACGACTACCGCAGTCGCATCGCCAGCGGCGCCATCGTGCATCGGGACCGCGGCGATGCTTCAATCCGCCAGGGCGCTTACACCTCGTCAGCCTCAGCGGCGTGA
- a CDS encoding nitrogen fixation protein NifZ gives MADINRDDDLIEVAFPPRFNYGERVIARSVIRNDGTYNGKDIGEVLVNKGEIGYVTSIDTFLQQFYIYAVDFVESGHRVGMRAKELCTLDNLPDDVLQGLGERAEALHKIGTRVQPETSQPQEPSA, from the coding sequence ATGGCTGACATCAACCGCGACGACGACCTGATTGAGGTCGCGTTTCCCCCGCGCTTCAACTACGGCGAGCGCGTGATCGCACGCTCGGTTATCCGCAACGACGGTACGTACAACGGCAAGGACATCGGCGAAGTGCTGGTGAACAAGGGCGAGATCGGCTACGTCACCAGCATCGACACCTTCCTTCAGCAGTTCTATATCTACGCGGTGGATTTCGTCGAGAGCGGCCACCGTGTCGGCATGCGCGCGAAAGAGCTATGTACGCTCGACAACCTGCCGGACGACGTGCTGCAAGGCCTGGGCGAGCGGGCCGAAGCGCTGCACAAGATCGGCACGCGGGTCCAGCCGGAAACGTCGCAACCGCAGGAGCCGTCAGCATGA
- a CDS encoding iron-sulfur cluster assembly accessory protein: MLSSVTVTSAAEKFMRRIVGFSGLPAGAGFRLVVSAGGCSGHTAEFTAEPALQPGEQELDINGLRVFLPAESRLMLEGITIDFADRPTQSGLIFFNPNQAACGCSSSADSAPPGVATIDVSAIGRGRPPLPRQIS; the protein is encoded by the coding sequence ATGCTGTCCAGCGTAACTGTTACGAGCGCCGCCGAGAAGTTCATGCGTCGTATCGTGGGCTTTTCGGGCCTGCCGGCTGGCGCCGGCTTTCGTCTGGTGGTGAGCGCCGGCGGCTGTTCCGGCCATACCGCGGAATTCACCGCCGAGCCGGCGCTACAACCAGGCGAACAGGAACTCGACATCAACGGCTTGCGCGTATTCCTGCCGGCTGAGAGCCGGCTGATGCTCGAAGGCATAACGATAGATTTCGCCGACAGGCCAACCCAGTCCGGCTTGATCTTCTTCAATCCGAACCAGGCCGCTTGTGGTTGCAGCAGCAGTGCGGATTCGGCGCCGCCAGGCGTGGCGACCATCGATGTCAGCGCGATTGGCCGCGGACGGCCGCCGCTGCCGCGTCAGATTTCCTGA
- a CDS encoding DegT/DnrJ/EryC1/StrS aminotransferase family protein, with the protein MEIDEIALSEPACAAREIDFVNAVLQSSRWSDGPMLDSFERAFAGWVGREYAVAVASGTLATWIALRAMGIGPGDEVVCASHTWHQVAQAITLAGAMPVFADIDYWSGCLSAEKAAQKIGPRTRAILAGNTNGHPAAWALLRELADAQRLRLIEDSTEALGSRYRGRNVGCFGDVSVFDFSSPSALCTGAGGMLVTDDDELVHELRYLRERRVTDRASVSVGSWVPLQAGISDLTAALGLAQLAELDTRLAQRKQVETWYHEEMQSFEGIKPAYLAEDVEEVHRMLYVVHLGKRFTQSARAQMIDDMKSCGIETVAYSHPLHQQFHYLNAGDAIGRKSGLLPDTERIGDRALALPLHTLLDTDQVKYIVKTLKDTATNVGAGAAIYL; encoded by the coding sequence ATGGAAATCGATGAGATCGCGCTGAGCGAACCGGCTTGCGCGGCGCGCGAGATCGATTTCGTCAACGCTGTGCTGCAATCTTCGCGTTGGAGCGACGGGCCGATGCTTGATTCGTTCGAGCGCGCGTTTGCGGGCTGGGTTGGCCGGGAGTATGCGGTCGCGGTCGCGAGCGGCACGCTCGCGACCTGGATTGCGTTGCGCGCGATGGGGATCGGCCCGGGAGACGAGGTGGTCTGCGCGTCGCACACCTGGCATCAGGTGGCGCAGGCGATCACGCTGGCGGGAGCCATGCCGGTGTTCGCCGACATCGACTACTGGAGCGGTTGTCTGAGCGCCGAAAAAGCCGCGCAGAAGATCGGCCCTCGCACGCGCGCGATCCTCGCCGGCAATACCAACGGCCACCCGGCCGCGTGGGCGCTGCTGCGCGAACTGGCCGACGCGCAGCGCTTGCGGCTGATCGAAGACAGTACCGAGGCGTTGGGCTCGCGCTACCGGGGCCGCAACGTCGGCTGTTTCGGCGACGTATCAGTGTTCGACTTCTCCAGCCCGTCCGCGCTGTGCACAGGAGCGGGCGGCATGCTCGTCACCGACGATGACGAACTCGTCCATGAACTGCGCTATCTGCGCGAGCGGCGCGTCACGGACCGCGCGTCCGTCTCGGTCGGCTCGTGGGTGCCGCTGCAGGCGGGCATCAGTGATCTGACCGCCGCGCTCGGTCTCGCGCAACTGGCCGAACTCGACACGCGCCTCGCGCAGCGAAAGCAGGTCGAGACCTGGTATCACGAAGAGATGCAAAGCTTCGAAGGGATCAAGCCAGCCTACCTGGCAGAGGACGTCGAAGAAGTGCACAGGATGCTCTATGTTGTGCATTTGGGCAAACGTTTTACGCAGAGCGCGCGCGCCCAGATGATCGACGACATGAAATCTTGCGGCATTGAGACGGTGGCCTACAGCCATCCGCTGCATCAGCAGTTCCACTACTTGAACGCGGGCGATGCGATCGGCCGCAAGAGCGGCCTGTTGCCCGACACCGAGCGCATCGGCGATCGCGCGCTGGCGCTGCCGCTGCACACGCTACTCGACACCGACCAGGTCAAGTACATCGTCAAGACGCTGAAAGACACCGCGACCAACGTGGGCGCCGGCGCTGCCATTTATCTGTGA
- a CDS encoding 4Fe-4S binding protein, with product MPLKIIASTCTGCSACEPECPNVAISEKGGVFAIDPKKCTECEGHFDDPQCVAVCPVDGCIVQV from the coding sequence ATGCCTCTGAAGATTATTGCGTCCACCTGTACGGGATGCTCGGCCTGCGAACCGGAATGCCCCAATGTCGCGATCAGCGAGAAAGGCGGCGTGTTCGCGATCGACCCCAAGAAATGCACCGAATGCGAAGGCCACTTCGACGACCCGCAGTGCGTCGCGGTGTGTCCCGTGGACGGCTGCATCGTTCAGGTTTGA
- a CDS encoding SIR2 family protein, with protein sequence MTVSVQTIAERLCAGGVIPYLGPALLALCPDTAAPATPLALAEIITAKVSVLYKIRTRLTQAAQFIENFKHRKSLVSVMNEAFAMTSTPSALHCALAAMGAGLVVDSWYDDTFACALAQSRPQGGWAQLQGLSQAEHFGHWFAAYSADGALLDAVPASGALLYKPIGGHAPASNYLVSDSDFVEVMTEIDIQTPIPPAVQAWRRGRSFLFLGCRFDDQLTRSFARQIMKRSSDMHWAVLPDEPTRMEARFLEEQGITCIAMPLGGFAEALVDALQPTLAA encoded by the coding sequence ATGACCGTTTCAGTCCAGACCATCGCCGAACGCCTGTGTGCGGGCGGCGTCATTCCGTACCTGGGACCGGCGCTGCTCGCGCTGTGCCCCGATACGGCCGCCCCTGCCACGCCGCTCGCGCTCGCCGAAATCATCACGGCCAAGGTCAGCGTGCTGTACAAGATCCGCACCCGGCTGACCCAGGCGGCGCAGTTCATCGAAAACTTCAAGCATCGCAAGTCGCTGGTGAGCGTCATGAATGAGGCCTTCGCCATGACGTCGACGCCGTCGGCACTGCATTGCGCGCTGGCGGCGATGGGCGCCGGGCTGGTTGTCGACAGCTGGTACGACGACACCTTCGCCTGCGCGCTGGCGCAGTCGCGGCCGCAGGGCGGCTGGGCGCAGTTGCAGGGGCTGTCGCAGGCCGAGCATTTCGGCCATTGGTTCGCGGCCTATAGCGCAGACGGCGCGTTGCTGGATGCCGTGCCGGCCTCGGGCGCGCTGCTCTACAAGCCGATTGGCGGCCATGCGCCGGCCTCTAACTACCTGGTCTCTGACAGCGACTTCGTCGAAGTCATGACCGAGATCGATATCCAGACGCCCATTCCGCCCGCCGTGCAGGCGTGGCGCCGCGGTCGAAGTTTTTTGTTTCTGGGCTGCCGTTTTGACGACCAGCTCACACGCAGCTTCGCGCGCCAGATCATGAAGCGCTCCTCCGACATGCACTGGGCCGTGCTGCCCGACGAACCGACGCGTATGGAGGCGCGCTTTCTCGAAGAGCAGGGCATCACGTGCATCGCGATGCCGCTGGGCGGGTTCGCCGAAGCGTTGGTGGATGCCTTGCAACCCACACTGGCCGCGTGA
- the cyoB gene encoding cytochrome o ubiquinol oxidase subunit I has protein sequence MFGKLTPGAIPFDQPIIMGAAAFMALIVLAVIATLTKLCRWKWLWTEWLTSVDHKKIGIMYIIVAVLMLMRGFVDAVMMRLQLAIAFHGPGYLPPHHYDQIFTAHGVIMIFFMAMALMVGLFNLVVPLQIGARDVAFPFLNSLSFWMTAISAILINLSLVIGEFAQVGWLAYPPLSELQFSPGVGVDYYIWSLQLSGVGTLITAINFFVTIVTLRAPGMTLMKMPVFTWTALCSNVLIMATFPILTVTLALLGLDRYAGMHFFTNELGGNAMVYLNLIWAWGHPEVYILVLPAFGIYSEVIATFAKKPLFGYRTMVYASCAITVLAFLVWAHHFFTMGSGADVNAFFGIMTMVIAIPTGVKIFNWLFTMYRGRIEFTAPVLWTIGFMVTFTIGGMTGVMMAIPGVDFVLHNSLFLIAHFHNAIIGGVVFGYLAGFHYWFPKAFGFKLNEKLGKRAFWCWFVGFYVSFVPLYVLGFMGMTRRLNHYDNPTWHPWLFVAACGVVLIALGVVHQIAQVVVSVIHRNEPEYGDLTGDPWNGRTLEWATASPPAVYNFARIPVVHQLDAFAHMKESGAANAALAHYEDIHLPSNTADGFLIGAFSLVLGFAGVWHITWLAVLAFVAIVAALIARSFRDDHGYVIPASRVREIEARRGSAPTPADFELPESAET, from the coding sequence ATGTTTGGAAAACTCACGCCCGGCGCGATTCCGTTCGATCAGCCGATCATCATGGGCGCGGCCGCGTTCATGGCGCTCATCGTGCTGGCGGTCATCGCCACGCTCACGAAGCTCTGCCGCTGGAAGTGGCTCTGGACCGAGTGGCTGACAAGCGTCGATCACAAGAAGATCGGCATCATGTACATCATCGTCGCGGTGCTGATGCTCATGCGCGGTTTTGTCGACGCCGTAATGATGCGGCTTCAGCTCGCGATCGCGTTTCACGGCCCCGGTTACCTGCCGCCGCACCACTACGACCAGATATTCACCGCGCACGGTGTCATCATGATTTTCTTCATGGCTATGGCGCTGATGGTCGGCCTCTTCAATCTTGTCGTGCCGCTGCAGATCGGCGCGCGCGACGTCGCCTTCCCGTTCCTGAATTCGCTGAGCTTCTGGATGACGGCGATCAGCGCGATCCTGATCAATCTGTCGCTCGTGATCGGCGAGTTCGCGCAGGTAGGCTGGCTCGCGTATCCACCGCTGTCGGAGCTGCAGTTCAGTCCCGGCGTCGGGGTCGACTACTACATCTGGAGTCTGCAGCTCTCCGGCGTCGGCACGCTGATTACCGCGATCAACTTCTTCGTTACGATCGTCACGCTGCGCGCGCCCGGCATGACGCTGATGAAGATGCCGGTGTTCACGTGGACCGCGCTGTGCTCGAACGTGCTGATCATGGCAACGTTCCCGATCCTAACCGTGACGCTCGCACTGCTCGGCCTCGACCGCTACGCAGGCATGCACTTTTTCACAAATGAGCTCGGCGGCAACGCGATGGTGTACCTGAACCTGATCTGGGCGTGGGGCCACCCGGAGGTGTACATCCTCGTGCTGCCCGCGTTCGGCATCTACTCGGAAGTGATCGCGACGTTTGCGAAGAAACCGCTGTTTGGCTACAGAACGATGGTCTACGCGTCGTGCGCGATCACGGTGCTCGCATTCCTCGTGTGGGCGCACCACTTCTTCACGATGGGTTCCGGCGCGGACGTTAACGCGTTCTTCGGCATTATGACGATGGTCATCGCGATCCCCACGGGCGTGAAAATCTTCAACTGGCTGTTCACGATGTACCGCGGTCGCATCGAGTTCACCGCACCCGTGCTGTGGACGATCGGCTTCATGGTCACGTTCACGATCGGCGGCATGACGGGCGTGATGATGGCGATCCCGGGCGTGGACTTCGTGCTGCACAACAGCCTGTTCCTGATCGCGCACTTTCACAACGCGATCATAGGCGGCGTCGTGTTCGGCTATCTCGCAGGCTTCCATTACTGGTTCCCGAAGGCGTTCGGCTTCAAGCTTAACGAGAAGCTCGGCAAGCGGGCGTTCTGGTGCTGGTTCGTCGGCTTCTACGTGTCGTTCGTGCCGCTCTACGTGCTCGGCTTCATGGGCATGACCCGGCGCCTGAATCACTACGACAATCCGACCTGGCATCCCTGGCTGTTCGTCGCGGCATGCGGCGTGGTGCTGATCGCACTCGGTGTCGTGCACCAGATCGCCCAGGTCGTCGTGAGCGTGATCCATCGCAACGAGCCGGAATACGGCGACCTGACGGGCGACCCGTGGAACGGCCGCACGCTCGAATGGGCCACCGCGTCGCCGCCCGCTGTCTACAACTTCGCGCGCATACCGGTCGTCCACCAGCTCGACGCGTTCGCGCACATGAAGGAGAGCGGCGCAGCAAATGCCGCACTGGCGCATTACGAGGACATCCACCTACCGTCGAACACCGCGGACGGGTTCCTGATCGGCGCATTCAGCCTCGTGCTCGGCTTCGCCGGCGTCTGGCACATCACGTGGCTCGCCGTGCTGGCCTTCGTCGCGATCGTCGCCGCGCTGATCGCGCGTAGCTTCCGCGACGACCATGGCTACGTGATTCCGGCCTCGCGCGTGCGCGAAATCGAAGCACGACGCGGCAGCGCACCCACCCCGGCCGACTTTGAATTGCCCGAATCTGCGGAGACCTGA
- a CDS encoding 4Fe4S-binding leucine-rich repeat protein, which translates to MSVQNVRVPVGDIVPRHWQGGPLDCTGCGYVRFRELPAEHGCGPGHACMQDAYARRVERFFHWHPELANEQLAHPYFEVRAIAASHADVFCLPALLGDPDEMVRLQLALRLPQAQLARLIHDPHREVRIRVAQRVSPAALVGMRGDSDYGVREWVAQRLPLALLPQMIGDPDRVVRMRLAERLEMPALLRIADDSEAEVRRIVAERLPATLLSRLAFDPDWRVRWEVARRAAGEIVASLVNDADEEVRALARRRRQSGEVANLMTTGQTQRSAGAKHG; encoded by the coding sequence ATGAGCGTACAGAACGTGCGCGTACCAGTCGGCGACATTGTACCGCGCCACTGGCAGGGCGGCCCGCTCGACTGCACCGGCTGCGGCTACGTGCGGTTCCGCGAGTTGCCGGCGGAGCACGGTTGCGGGCCAGGGCACGCGTGCATGCAGGATGCGTACGCGCGCCGCGTCGAGCGCTTCTTTCACTGGCATCCTGAACTGGCCAACGAGCAGCTTGCGCATCCGTACTTCGAGGTGCGCGCAATCGCCGCGAGTCACGCCGATGTGTTTTGTCTGCCTGCATTGCTCGGCGATCCGGACGAGATGGTCCGGCTGCAGCTCGCGTTGCGATTGCCGCAGGCGCAACTGGCGCGCCTGATCCACGATCCGCATCGCGAGGTGCGGATTCGCGTGGCGCAGCGCGTGTCGCCTGCTGCATTGGTCGGCATGCGGGGCGATTCCGACTACGGCGTGCGCGAGTGGGTGGCGCAGCGTCTGCCGCTCGCGCTGCTGCCGCAGATGATCGGCGACCCTGATCGCGTAGTCCGGATGCGACTGGCCGAGCGTCTTGAGATGCCCGCGCTGCTGCGTATTGCCGACGACAGCGAGGCCGAGGTACGCCGCATCGTCGCTGAGCGTCTGCCCGCGACGCTGCTATCGCGCCTCGCGTTCGATCCCGATTGGCGAGTGCGCTGGGAAGTCGCGCGGCGCGCCGCTGGCGAAATCGTGGCGTCGCTGGTGAATGACGCGGACGAAGAGGTGCGCGCGCTCGCGCGGCGGCGCCGGCAGTCGGGCGAGGTCGCGAACCTGATGACCACCGGACAAACGCAACGATCAGCAGGAGCGAAGCATGGCTGA
- a CDS encoding zinc ribbon domain-containing protein, with protein sequence MPLYDYRCAACGHAFETLVRAGHTPVCPQCGGTALDKQVSAPASPGKSRAIISFARRQAAREGHLSNYSPAERCKLLR encoded by the coding sequence ATGCCCCTGTACGACTACCGCTGCGCGGCCTGCGGCCACGCATTCGAAACGCTGGTGCGCGCCGGCCACACGCCCGTCTGCCCGCAATGCGGCGGCACCGCGCTGGACAAGCAGGTCAGCGCGCCGGCCTCGCCCGGCAAGAGCCGCGCGATCATCTCCTTCGCGCGGCGTCAGGCGGCCCGCGAAGGGCACCTCAGCAACTATTCGCCGGCCGAGCGCTGCAAGCTGCTGCGCTAA
- a CDS encoding FAD-dependent oxidoreductase — protein sequence MTAVESLVVDVAIVGAGLCGVALARALHAQDVSVVVIEARERVGGRADATLLSHRSDAGSRSGLVLA from the coding sequence ATGACCGCGGTCGAATCGCTGGTGGTCGACGTGGCCATCGTCGGCGCGGGTCTATGCGGCGTCGCGCTGGCGCGCGCACTGCACGCTCAGGACGTTTCCGTCGTTGTCATCGAAGCGCGCGAGCGCGTGGGCGGCCGTGCTGACGCAACATTGCTAAGCCACCGGTCAGACGCTGGGTCTAGGTCCGGCCTGGTTCTGGCCTGA
- the nifT gene encoding putative nitrogen fixation protein NifT, protein MKVMIRKDSKGALSAYVPKKDLEEPIVAMAQPGMWGGLVTLANGWQLELPAMADDTPLPITVEARRIAGVEE, encoded by the coding sequence ATGAAAGTCATGATCCGCAAGGACAGCAAGGGCGCGCTGAGCGCCTACGTGCCAAAGAAGGACCTGGAGGAGCCCATTGTCGCGATGGCGCAGCCCGGGATGTGGGGCGGTCTCGTCACGCTCGCGAACGGCTGGCAACTCGAATTGCCCGCGATGGCCGACGATACGCCGCTGCCCATCACGGTCGAAGCGCGGCGCATTGCGGGCGTGGAGGAGTGA